ATAGCTTTACACATGTCATAGATCGTGAGGGCGGCGGCGCTGACGGCTGTTAACGCCTCCATTTCGGCGCCCGTCTTGCCAACAGTGCGCACGGTGGCGCGAATATTGACGGCGCTGCGGGTTTCGTCCAGGTGAAACGCCAATTCGACCCCCGTTAAGAGCAGGGTGTGGCACATGGGGATGATCTGGGGCGTTTGTTTGGCAGCCATGATGCCTGCTATCTGGGCCACCGCCAGCACGTCCCCCTTGGCGATCTGTCCCGCCCGAATGCGCGCCAGGGTTTCTGGCTGCATGTGTATCTCGCCCT
This is a stretch of genomic DNA from Ktedonobacterales bacterium. It encodes these proteins:
- the moaC gene encoding cyclic pyranopterin monophosphate synthase MoaC — its product is MELTHFDEAGRARMVDVGAKADTAREAIAEGEIHMQPETLARIRAGQIAKGDVLAVAQIAGIMAAKQTPQIIPMCHTLLLTGVELAFHLDETRSAVNIRATVRTVGKTGAEMEALTAVSAAALTIYDMCKAIDRGMSIHNIRLMRKSGGKSGVFERAEAAEEPPVEPPSDTAP